From a single Spongiibacter taiwanensis genomic region:
- a CDS encoding DUF975 family protein, with product MSQEPESVTQAAQPTFSIGHALNEGMRLSNGAKWPIFKALLLSLLVMIPAGLIFQVFPGILQERNPYSNLAMFLGIAGQVAYIFFTNPLTAAFTLIGAERAAGRDVRPRQVFDYYHRAWPLLLLYIVMVVLMFLGFLALIIPGIYLSVAYIFAMPLSADKGLSFWQALETSRKTVTKHWFAMFGFILLLLLMNLAALLAFGVGLIWTIPWSICAVGVAYRQLFGYEADDSEQESLQA from the coding sequence ATGAGCCAGGAGCCCGAGTCAGTCACGCAGGCGGCGCAGCCAACATTCAGCATTGGCCATGCGCTGAATGAGGGGATGCGCCTCAGTAATGGCGCAAAATGGCCTATTTTCAAGGCGCTGTTGTTATCGCTGCTGGTGATGATTCCCGCTGGCTTGATCTTTCAGGTCTTTCCCGGGATTTTGCAGGAGCGTAACCCTTACTCCAACTTGGCGATGTTCTTGGGCATCGCCGGACAGGTGGCCTATATCTTCTTTACCAATCCGCTGACGGCGGCCTTTACCCTGATTGGTGCCGAGCGTGCGGCGGGCCGCGATGTTCGGCCTCGGCAGGTTTTTGATTATTACCACCGCGCCTGGCCGCTGCTGTTGTTATACATCGTGATGGTTGTGCTGATGTTCCTGGGCTTTCTGGCGCTTATTATTCCCGGCATTTACCTCAGTGTGGCCTACATCTTCGCGATGCCTCTGTCCGCGGACAAAGGGCTTTCGTTTTGGCAAGCACTGGAAACCTCACGCAAAACAGTAACCAAGCACTGGTTTGCGATGTTTGGTTTTATTTTGCTGCTGTTGTTGATGAATCTGGCCGCGCTGCTGGCCTTTGGGGTGGGCTTGATCTGGACAATACCCTGGTCCATCTGTGCGGTGGGTGTGGCGTATCGACAGCTATTTGGCTATGAAGCAGACGATAGTGAACAGGAGTCTCTTCAGGCTTAG
- a CDS encoding DMT family transporter, producing the protein MKALTNNPYAVLLLVAVIWAGNAIAGKLAAGHVSPMLLTLLRWVVAVAVIVPFAWPDLRRDRALIRRHWRLMFALGAFGFTGFNALFYWSLNHTSAINVTITQSAMPLLVFLGNLLFFRVPFNPLQLVGFSLTLVGVAITVSGGDWQVLRHLHLNKGDALILAAVVLYGGYTLALRFKPDFHWRSAIALLSVSAMISAVPLALLKWQQGNAQVPDAMGLGVLAYIALFPSLVAQSFYIRGVELIGANRANLFINLVPVFGAVLAVMVLGEVLHLYHIAALAFVLGGILLAEWSAKRR; encoded by the coding sequence GTGAAAGCCTTAACGAATAATCCCTACGCCGTACTGTTGCTGGTCGCCGTGATCTGGGCGGGAAATGCCATTGCCGGAAAGCTGGCAGCGGGCCACGTATCGCCAATGCTGCTCACCTTGCTGCGTTGGGTGGTTGCCGTGGCCGTCATCGTGCCATTCGCTTGGCCCGATCTACGCCGGGATCGGGCGCTGATTCGTCGGCACTGGCGGTTGATGTTTGCGCTTGGTGCTTTTGGTTTTACCGGCTTCAATGCGCTGTTCTATTGGTCGTTGAATCACACCTCCGCAATCAACGTCACCATTACCCAGTCGGCGATGCCCTTACTGGTGTTTCTGGGCAACCTGCTGTTCTTTCGGGTGCCTTTTAACCCGCTGCAGTTAGTGGGTTTTAGTCTGACCCTGGTCGGCGTCGCTATTACGGTAAGCGGGGGTGATTGGCAGGTGCTGCGCCATTTGCATCTCAACAAAGGCGACGCCTTAATATTGGCTGCGGTGGTGCTGTATGGTGGCTACACGCTGGCGCTGCGGTTCAAGCCAGATTTTCATTGGCGTTCTGCCATTGCCTTGCTGTCGGTGTCCGCCATGATAAGCGCTGTTCCGTTGGCGTTATTGAAATGGCAGCAGGGCAATGCACAGGTGCCCGATGCGATGGGTCTGGGTGTGTTGGCCTACATTGCCCTGTTCCCTTCATTGGTTGCCCAGTCCTTTTATATTCGCGGTGTGGAGTTAATCGGTGCCAATCGCGCTAACCTTTTTATTAATCTGGTGCCGGTATTTGGTGCGGTGCTCGCGGTGATGGTGCTGGGTGAGGTGCTACATCTTTACCACATCGCGGCACTGGCCTTTGTCTTGGGCGGTATACTCCTTGCCGAGTGGAGCGCAAAGCGACGTTAG
- the cfa gene encoding cyclopropane fatty acyl phospholipid synthase has translation MGSLTKTRQENRGFRGSPYALFESLLNKADIEINGSRSWDFQLHDKRFIPKLITQGNLALGEAYMAGQWDARRLDEFFFRILRHGIDQQIRPRQVMLDSLRARLFNLQSLSRSFQVGEQHYDIGNEVYEAMLDSRLTYTCGYWKTAANLEQAQTDKLDLVCKKMGLRPGMKVLDIGCGWGSFMSYAAQHYGVECVGVTVSKEQTEWAQQRYASLPITFRLQDYREIDGQFDRIISLGMFEHVGRKNHAAFMQVARRCLKENGLMLLHTIGKNRRHSVVDPWIDRYVFPNGDLPSIGQIGDAADALFVTEDLHNFGADYDKTLMAWHRNFELAWPDRLADKFDSRFYRMWRYYLLSCAGAFRARDIQLWQWVFSPRGELGGYARHN, from the coding sequence GTGGGCAGTCTTACAAAAACTCGACAAGAAAACCGGGGGTTTCGCGGTAGCCCCTACGCGCTATTTGAGTCCCTGCTGAACAAGGCCGATATTGAAATCAATGGCTCGCGTAGTTGGGATTTTCAACTCCACGACAAGCGCTTTATCCCGAAACTGATCACCCAGGGCAACCTTGCTTTAGGTGAAGCCTACATGGCGGGGCAGTGGGATGCCCGTCGCCTCGACGAGTTTTTCTTTCGCATTCTGCGCCACGGCATTGATCAACAAATCAGGCCGCGGCAGGTGATGCTCGACTCCCTCCGCGCGCGACTATTCAATCTGCAAAGCCTGTCTCGGTCATTTCAGGTCGGCGAACAGCATTACGATATTGGTAATGAGGTCTACGAGGCCATGCTGGATTCCCGCCTGACCTACACCTGCGGTTATTGGAAAACTGCGGCCAACCTCGAGCAAGCCCAGACCGACAAGCTGGATCTGGTCTGCAAAAAAATGGGCCTGCGACCCGGCATGAAGGTGCTTGATATCGGCTGCGGCTGGGGCAGTTTCATGTCCTATGCCGCCCAGCATTACGGTGTGGAATGCGTTGGGGTGACCGTGTCCAAAGAACAGACCGAGTGGGCGCAACAGCGATACGCCAGCCTCCCTATCACGTTTCGCCTGCAGGATTATCGTGAGATTGACGGCCAGTTCGACCGGATTATCAGCTTGGGCATGTTCGAGCACGTTGGCCGCAAAAACCATGCTGCTTTTATGCAGGTAGCACGACGTTGCCTGAAGGAAAATGGCTTGATGCTGCTCCATACCATCGGCAAGAACCGTCGTCATTCAGTGGTTGATCCGTGGATTGATCGCTATGTCTTTCCCAACGGAGATTTGCCATCCATTGGGCAGATTGGCGACGCGGCCGATGCGCTGTTCGTCACCGAAGATTTGCATAACTTTGGCGCCGATTACGATAAGACGCTAATGGCCTGGCATCGCAATTTTGAGCTGGCGTGGCCAGACCGGCTGGCGGATAAATTTGATAGTCGCTTTTACCGCATGTGGCGCTACTACTTACTCAGTTGCGCCGGGGCATTTCGGGCGCGGGATATTCAGCTCTGGCAATGGGTGTTTTCGCCCCGTGGTGAGCTGGGCGGCTATGCCCGCCACAATTAA
- a CDS encoding TonB-dependent receptor, with protein sequence MRAKFNPLVSAMLGLGLAAPATSVLGSNLALEEVVVTAQKRSESAQDVGMSISAMSGEDLKANGVSDPNDLGKVVSGFVYTKTPRGTPVFALRGIGFDDSSLGSASTVATYLDEVPMAYPVMSRFTMFDLAQVEVLKGPQGILFGQNSTGGAVNFIAAKPSEEFEAGFDASYGRFQTLETSGFVSGQITEGLTARASIQAVQSGEGWQESYTRNDELGEQDAFAARLLANWDVNDKLSMQFALHGWVDKSDTQAGQLTEVHHSVDATSNPEYDAYPRSPNDARAADWDANPDQPLVRDDSFMQSSVRIDYSLSDNLTFTSITAYSDYEQDFNQDTDGSDLQNFSLSNFGSIESISQEFRLTGETDAVRWIVGLNFAEDETEDNTIYYFDENSVSTAFQIDEAISTANQDVETRAIFGNAAWDVGETVTLNVGARYTEDERSYVGCTGDTGDGQMATAFNALWLAVYQSNNNLQPGDCTTADNGVAGLVRRELDEDNVSWRGGIDWQMNDDVLTYLNINKGFKSGAVPSVNSSEAKQVSVVTQESVLAYELGFKSSLMDSRMRLNGALFRYDYEDKQLRGRISDPVFGPLETLVNIPESQVYGAEIGFEFLVSEGLTVALNGSYTRTKVTDDFMNFDPLNNEINYKGLSFPLTPELHVSARVSYERPINDQWLGFVSVNVLHKDETTGLFYDEDVFANTQISPVLRPGEMADPDLLKVDGYTTVDMRLGVQSSDGKWEAALWGRNLTDEYYWNNATQGLDNFYRLSAMPRTYGISVAYRF encoded by the coding sequence ATGAGAGCAAAGTTCAACCCCCTCGTCTCCGCTATGCTAGGTCTTGGGCTGGCCGCCCCTGCCACATCCGTGTTGGGCAGCAATCTGGCACTGGAAGAAGTTGTGGTAACCGCCCAAAAACGCTCTGAAAGCGCCCAAGACGTTGGTATGTCAATTTCTGCCATGTCTGGTGAGGATCTAAAAGCAAACGGCGTCAGCGACCCCAATGATTTGGGCAAAGTCGTTTCTGGCTTCGTCTACACCAAAACCCCTCGAGGAACCCCGGTGTTCGCATTGCGCGGCATCGGCTTTGATGACAGCTCTCTTGGTTCGGCCTCCACCGTGGCGACCTACTTGGACGAAGTTCCTATGGCCTATCCGGTGATGTCACGCTTCACCATGTTCGATTTGGCTCAGGTCGAGGTTCTAAAAGGCCCCCAGGGCATCCTGTTTGGCCAGAACTCCACCGGTGGTGCGGTCAACTTCATTGCCGCGAAACCGTCTGAGGAGTTTGAAGCCGGCTTTGATGCTAGTTACGGGCGCTTCCAAACCCTTGAAACCTCGGGTTTTGTTAGTGGACAGATCACTGAAGGACTGACTGCACGCGCCAGTATCCAGGCCGTGCAATCAGGCGAAGGCTGGCAAGAAAGCTACACCCGCAATGACGAACTGGGCGAGCAGGATGCCTTCGCGGCCCGCCTGCTGGCGAACTGGGATGTGAATGATAAGCTGTCTATGCAGTTCGCCCTGCACGGCTGGGTGGATAAATCAGATACCCAAGCTGGCCAGTTGACCGAGGTGCACCACTCGGTGGACGCCACCTCCAACCCCGAGTACGACGCGTATCCGCGCTCACCAAACGACGCCCGCGCGGCGGACTGGGATGCCAACCCCGATCAACCACTGGTTCGTGACGACAGCTTTATGCAGTCATCCGTGCGGATCGATTACAGCCTGTCCGACAATCTGACGTTTACCTCCATCACCGCTTACTCGGACTACGAGCAGGACTTCAACCAGGATACCGATGGCTCCGACCTGCAGAACTTCAGCTTGAGCAACTTCGGTAGCATCGAATCCATCAGCCAGGAGTTCCGCCTGACCGGCGAAACCGACGCTGTGCGCTGGATCGTGGGCCTGAACTTCGCCGAAGACGAGACTGAAGACAACACGATTTACTACTTCGACGAGAACTCGGTATCGACTGCCTTCCAGATCGATGAGGCGATTTCAACCGCCAACCAGGACGTGGAAACCCGGGCTATTTTCGGTAACGCCGCCTGGGATGTGGGCGAAACAGTGACCCTGAACGTTGGCGCCCGCTACACCGAAGATGAGCGCAGCTACGTGGGCTGTACCGGCGATACCGGCGACGGCCAAATGGCGACAGCCTTTAATGCACTCTGGCTTGCGGTTTACCAGAGCAACAACAACCTGCAACCGGGCGATTGCACCACCGCCGATAACGGCGTTGCCGGCCTGGTTCGTCGTGAACTGGACGAAGACAATGTCAGCTGGCGCGGCGGCATTGACTGGCAGATGAATGATGATGTTCTTACCTATTTGAACATCAACAAAGGCTTCAAGTCTGGCGCGGTGCCCTCAGTTAACTCCTCTGAAGCCAAGCAGGTGAGCGTAGTAACCCAGGAGAGCGTGCTGGCTTACGAGCTTGGCTTTAAGAGCTCACTGATGGATTCGCGCATGCGCCTCAACGGTGCCCTGTTCCGCTACGATTACGAGGACAAGCAGCTGCGTGGCCGGATCTCTGACCCTGTGTTTGGCCCCCTCGAAACCCTGGTGAACATTCCAGAGTCGCAGGTTTACGGCGCGGAAATCGGCTTTGAGTTCCTGGTCAGTGAAGGTTTGACCGTGGCACTGAATGGCTCTTACACCCGCACTAAAGTCACCGATGATTTCATGAACTTTGACCCCTTGAACAATGAAATCAATTACAAAGGCCTGTCCTTCCCGCTGACCCCAGAACTGCACGTCTCTGCACGAGTCAGCTATGAGCGACCCATCAACGATCAGTGGCTCGGCTTTGTCAGCGTCAACGTGCTGCATAAAGACGAAACCACCGGCCTGTTTTATGACGAGGATGTCTTCGCCAACACGCAGATTTCGCCAGTCCTTCGCCCCGGTGAAATGGCTGACCCTGACCTGCTGAAAGTGGACGGCTACACCACCGTAGACATGCGCCTGGGTGTACAGTCTTCCGATGGCAAGTGGGAAGCCGCGCTGTGGGGCCGCAACCTGACCGACGAGTACTACTGGAACAACGCGACCCAGGGTCTGGACAACTTCTACCGCCTGTCCGCTATGCCGCGCACCTATGGTATCTCGGTGGCTTACCGCTTCTGA
- a CDS encoding PEP/pyruvate-binding domain-containing protein produces the protein MSTSTVWFKDEGATDISIVGGKGANLGRLTAAGFTVPPGFVVNTTGYNKHMEKIQSSVNAILETVDYNNAEQLEEKAAEIRKLITETDVPASVASEIATAYTQMGEGVFVAVRSSGTAEDLEGASFAGLHDTYLDICGVDNVIDAVKRCWASLWTGRATFYRNSQGFDHFTSSIAIVVQTMVQSEISGVMFTGNPMNTATDQILINSSWGLGEAIVSGIVTPDEYIIRHQGKRILEKTLGTKEITISRDFKSGNGTVEEETAEDKRAVFTLSDAQAQELAQLGLDIQETYGGFPQDIEWAYQDGQFYLLQARPITGVEFSWDADVTNSVQGNNDGIEFDEVWSRNFPEEMWTGGITPLMFSWRCWGLNQCHSVGVHAFGYPELDYSTRRLWIYNKGVSYHNAKTDLEMIKTAVPPQLRAGLLEKIPMEWHEEALNAPFNWQRYLQMFQKVENERPDMGFKWWEVIRDDFIESETYRDETRPLSQEELRAMSDFELKQYIAKVVRLEVASYDPPWNGLLWYMRESLGWIGWMTQNWYTGDRETIMMDLMTGTRNPTVTTKDNHRVWSLANFIYKSPELLSLFNMYPNERFFDYVEQCVDGPKFMEMWNKHMELGGHRGHPDRDIYFDRRHDDVNVDLRLFKALMGTPDPFVQEQKMTAKLEESIEHVYQNLLEQENGEFKAEAFRALIDFSHNSLEFRDNEREVMDWSTYAIKLGYEEVGRRCREQGKLHGPKDEYFLTQDELYQVLDGTTDRMPLMQAKIAARKKNFNAIDTKAMHPPKYLQKGLAAAIDVPELSGDGVLKGKSTSIGKVTGTARVVKELSQIGRVNKGEILIVHATDPGWTPVFMLITGIVLETGGLISHGALLAREYGLPGVQIPGALQLIPDGATITLDGDAGAVIIHDDEASSDEAAA, from the coding sequence ATGTCGACATCCACAGTGTGGTTTAAAGACGAAGGAGCAACGGATATCAGTATCGTTGGTGGTAAAGGGGCCAACTTGGGTCGCCTGACAGCCGCCGGCTTTACGGTACCACCAGGTTTTGTTGTTAACACAACGGGTTACAACAAACACATGGAAAAAATCCAGAGCAGCGTAAACGCCATTCTGGAAACCGTGGACTACAACAATGCGGAGCAGCTGGAAGAGAAAGCGGCCGAAATTCGCAAGTTGATCACTGAAACAGATGTTCCTGCCAGTGTGGCCTCAGAAATTGCGACGGCTTACACCCAAATGGGTGAGGGCGTGTTTGTTGCGGTACGCTCCTCTGGTACTGCCGAAGACTTGGAAGGCGCCTCCTTCGCCGGTCTGCACGACACTTACCTGGATATCTGCGGTGTCGACAATGTGATCGACGCGGTTAAGCGCTGCTGGGCCTCACTGTGGACTGGCCGTGCGACCTTCTACCGCAACTCGCAAGGTTTCGACCACTTCACCAGCTCTATCGCGATCGTGGTTCAGACCATGGTTCAGTCTGAAATCTCGGGTGTTATGTTCACCGGTAACCCCATGAACACTGCCACGGATCAGATTCTGATCAACTCCAGCTGGGGTCTGGGTGAAGCCATTGTATCGGGCATTGTGACACCCGATGAGTACATTATTCGCCACCAGGGCAAGCGCATTCTGGAAAAAACCCTGGGCACCAAGGAAATCACCATCAGCCGCGATTTCAAATCTGGCAACGGCACCGTTGAAGAAGAAACCGCAGAGGATAAGCGCGCGGTATTCACCCTGTCTGATGCCCAGGCACAGGAGCTGGCTCAGCTCGGTCTGGATATCCAGGAAACCTACGGCGGCTTCCCTCAGGATATCGAGTGGGCCTATCAGGATGGCCAGTTCTACCTGCTGCAAGCCCGTCCCATCACTGGGGTTGAGTTCTCTTGGGATGCCGATGTCACCAACAGTGTGCAGGGTAATAACGACGGCATCGAGTTCGACGAAGTCTGGTCGCGTAACTTCCCTGAAGAAATGTGGACCGGTGGTATCACTCCGCTGATGTTCTCCTGGCGCTGCTGGGGTCTGAACCAGTGTCATAGCGTGGGTGTACATGCCTTCGGTTATCCCGAGCTGGATTACAGCACTCGCCGCCTGTGGATCTACAACAAGGGTGTTTCCTACCACAACGCCAAAACCGACCTGGAAATGATCAAAACCGCCGTGCCGCCGCAACTGCGTGCTGGCCTGCTGGAAAAGATCCCTATGGAATGGCATGAGGAAGCACTGAACGCGCCCTTTAACTGGCAGCGTTATCTGCAAATGTTCCAGAAGGTTGAGAACGAGCGTCCCGACATGGGCTTCAAATGGTGGGAGGTCATTCGCGATGATTTCATCGAGAGCGAGACCTACCGCGACGAGACTCGCCCCCTGAGCCAGGAAGAATTGCGTGCGATGTCTGACTTCGAGCTCAAGCAATACATCGCCAAAGTGGTTCGCCTGGAAGTGGCTTCTTACGATCCACCGTGGAACGGTCTGCTGTGGTACATGCGTGAGTCCCTGGGCTGGATCGGCTGGATGACCCAGAACTGGTACACCGGCGATCGCGAAACCATCATGATGGACTTGATGACCGGTACCCGTAACCCCACCGTTACTACCAAAGACAACCACCGCGTATGGTCGCTGGCGAACTTTATCTACAAGTCGCCTGAGCTGCTGTCCCTGTTCAACATGTACCCCAACGAGCGCTTCTTCGACTACGTTGAGCAGTGTGTCGATGGTCCCAAGTTCATGGAGATGTGGAACAAGCACATGGAACTGGGCGGTCACCGTGGCCATCCTGACCGGGATATTTACTTCGATCGCCGCCACGATGATGTCAATGTTGACCTGCGTCTGTTCAAGGCACTGATGGGTACACCAGACCCCTTCGTACAAGAACAGAAAATGACCGCTAAGCTGGAAGAATCCATCGAGCACGTATATCAGAACCTGCTGGAGCAAGAAAACGGCGAGTTCAAGGCTGAGGCCTTCCGTGCGCTGATCGATTTCAGCCACAACAGCCTGGAGTTCCGCGACAACGAGCGCGAGGTGATGGACTGGTCAACCTATGCCATCAAGCTGGGTTACGAGGAGGTGGGTCGCCGCTGCCGCGAGCAAGGCAAACTGCACGGACCGAAGGATGAGTACTTCTTGACCCAGGACGAGCTGTACCAGGTTCTGGATGGCACCACCGACCGTATGCCGCTGATGCAGGCCAAAATCGCTGCGCGTAAGAAGAACTTCAACGCCATCGACACCAAGGCTATGCATCCGCCCAAGTACCTGCAAAAAGGTCTGGCCGCTGCCATCGACGTACCCGAGCTGTCTGGTGATGGCGTACTGAAAGGCAAGTCCACCAGTATCGGTAAAGTCACCGGTACCGCGCGTGTGGTGAAAGAGCTGTCTCAGATTGGCCGGGTAAACAAAGGCGAAATCTTGATTGTGCATGCAACCGACCCGGGTTGGACTCCGGTGTTCATGCTGATCACAGGTATCGTTCTCGAAACCGGTGGTTTGATCTCCCACGGTGCGCTGTTGGCCCGTGAGTATGGCTTGCCAGGGGTACAGATCCCGGGCGCGCTGCAACTGATTCCGGATGGCGCGACCATCACGCTGGACGGTGACGCTGGTGCGGTCATCATCCACGATGATGAAGCCTCCTCTGACGAGGCTGCCGCGTAA
- a CDS encoding TonB-dependent receptor, translating into MLEEVVVTAQKREENLKDVPISIQAFSPDALASRGIESQLDLARAVPSLDVGSQAGYATIFLRGIGTEAFLTADPSIASYVDGVYFPFSPTFIQDFAGVERVEVLKGPQGTLFGRNATGGAISVTNKAPDFNEPQVSIDMTVGSNNLIKPRVYASVPVTDDFAVNVSAFYSVQDYHLDGESAGKPLREQIDRGIRIKTRWAPVEWAELNLGFTRSRSQGNGAIGQNLNPSPLGDASGVTPPDDDREVYVDERLYGVADTKVFSGQLNFYTPWLDIKLLASEQDSSLLYNYDFDGSTQPLVSFDVPGHPADISQAEIQLISNDGHPWADWLDVTAGAFFFENVQGFNPVEVTVGNVGLANDVRQGIVDALATSPLGLDLGSLLGSERLYRARAEAQVETESAGYYIQATAAITDWFSLTLGGRYQDEERGLYKSNVAVVVGDTELPFQVDWTQFDARDQDDRPKPNRDTTKGFYPKVTLDFRPFDDDTLIFLTWQQAEKAHAYNAFAVYLPAQYIYSEEIDAAEIGLRTTLFDGLMSLNAAYFEYDITNLQTQYVSLTSGGALAFENVPEATSKGFDFDLVTELFPSVVEGFALSLNGAFIDATFGKYTNAAGYDSETGLFSTTNDFSGNKQTRTPEFSGTVALTKFWSFGNSELEVGADYYYNDGFFYSASNDSKYEQEDYALVGGFVKYTYVPWNMDVRAFGKNLTDEFYTQGVISTDFGGVFTVAQGSIYGLTLSWEL; encoded by the coding sequence ATGCTCGAAGAGGTTGTGGTTACGGCGCAAAAACGTGAGGAAAATCTCAAAGACGTACCTATTTCCATTCAGGCATTCTCGCCTGATGCGCTCGCGTCACGGGGTATCGAGAGCCAGTTGGACTTGGCTCGCGCGGTACCTAGCCTCGATGTAGGTTCTCAGGCGGGCTACGCAACGATCTTCCTCCGTGGTATCGGTACGGAAGCGTTTCTGACCGCTGACCCCAGTATCGCCAGTTACGTTGATGGCGTGTACTTTCCCTTCTCACCCACCTTTATCCAGGATTTCGCCGGGGTAGAGCGGGTAGAAGTTCTTAAAGGCCCACAGGGTACCCTGTTTGGCCGTAATGCCACCGGTGGCGCGATCAGCGTGACCAACAAGGCACCCGATTTTAATGAGCCTCAAGTCAGCATCGACATGACCGTTGGCAGCAATAACCTGATCAAGCCGCGGGTTTATGCCAGTGTACCGGTCACCGATGATTTTGCTGTGAACGTGAGTGCCTTCTACTCGGTACAGGATTATCACCTTGATGGCGAATCTGCCGGTAAGCCCTTGCGCGAACAGATCGACCGCGGTATTCGCATCAAAACCCGCTGGGCGCCTGTGGAATGGGCAGAGTTGAATTTGGGCTTCACCCGTTCGCGCAGCCAAGGTAACGGCGCCATTGGTCAGAACTTGAACCCCAGCCCACTGGGCGATGCCTCAGGTGTCACGCCGCCAGATGATGATCGCGAAGTGTATGTTGACGAGCGCCTTTACGGTGTTGCTGATACCAAGGTATTCAGCGGTCAGCTGAATTTCTATACGCCTTGGCTGGACATCAAGCTGTTGGCCAGTGAGCAAGACAGTAGCTTGTTATACAACTACGACTTCGATGGCTCCACTCAGCCATTGGTATCCTTCGACGTACCCGGACACCCTGCTGATATCAGCCAGGCGGAGATTCAGTTGATCTCCAACGACGGTCACCCTTGGGCTGACTGGTTGGACGTGACGGCGGGTGCGTTCTTCTTTGAAAACGTCCAGGGTTTCAACCCGGTTGAGGTAACCGTTGGCAACGTCGGTCTGGCAAATGATGTGCGTCAGGGCATTGTTGATGCATTGGCAACCAGCCCCCTCGGACTCGATCTGGGCAGTCTGCTAGGCTCTGAGCGGTTGTACCGTGCTCGCGCAGAAGCCCAAGTTGAAACCGAGTCTGCTGGCTATTACATCCAGGCAACTGCCGCGATTACCGATTGGTTCTCGTTGACGCTGGGTGGACGTTATCAGGATGAAGAGCGGGGCTTGTACAAGTCTAATGTGGCGGTTGTGGTTGGCGATACCGAGCTTCCCTTCCAGGTTGACTGGACGCAGTTTGACGCCCGCGATCAAGATGATCGGCCAAAACCCAATCGTGATACCACCAAGGGCTTCTATCCCAAAGTCACTCTGGACTTCCGTCCCTTTGATGACGACACCTTGATCTTCTTGACCTGGCAACAGGCCGAGAAAGCCCATGCTTACAACGCCTTTGCGGTGTATTTGCCGGCCCAGTATATCTACTCGGAAGAAATCGATGCGGCGGAAATCGGCCTGCGGACTACGTTGTTCGATGGTTTGATGAGCTTGAACGCGGCTTACTTCGAATACGATATCACCAACCTGCAAACGCAGTATGTTTCATTAACCAGTGGCGGCGCCCTGGCGTTTGAGAACGTACCGGAGGCAACGTCGAAAGGTTTTGACTTCGACTTGGTGACTGAGCTGTTCCCCTCCGTAGTAGAAGGCTTTGCTCTGTCTCTTAACGGTGCCTTCATCGATGCGACCTTTGGTAAGTACACCAATGCCGCCGGCTACGATAGCGAGACGGGACTGTTTAGTACCACGAATGACTTCTCTGGCAACAAGCAAACCCGTACACCGGAGTTTTCCGGAACCGTTGCCCTAACCAAATTCTGGTCTTTCGGTAACTCGGAGCTGGAAGTGGGTGCGGACTACTACTACAACGATGGTTTCTTCTATAGCGCATCCAACGACTCGAAGTATGAGCAAGAGGATTACGCGCTGGTAGGTGGGTTTGTGAAGTATACCTATGTGCCTTGGAATATGGATGTGCGTGCATTCGGTAAGAACCTCACAGATGAGTTCTATACCCAGGGTGTTATTTCAACAGACTTTGGCGGCGTATTTACGGTAGCGCAGGGCAGCATTTATGGTCTAACCCTGTCCTGGGAGCTGTAA
- a CDS encoding outer membrane beta-barrel protein, with protein MKLKSKLVNASSAVALGMAVIASAHAEEMSLKNGSYIAPMMAFVSPNDDTDFSTGNGFSVGLGYKADHLAYEIVPGMVDLDGTKLTSIALNGLLFPFDNSGLYVTAGLSGSNYKDYPVEGDEEDFSTYNVDAGVGYMLPFSKNGFAIRAEARYRVSHREDEYNDADVDLDVPGDFEQTVFSIGLQIPLGN; from the coding sequence ATGAAATTAAAAAGTAAGTTGGTGAATGCTTCTTCTGCCGTTGCACTGGGCATGGCTGTTATAGCCAGTGCCCACGCTGAAGAGATGTCGCTGAAGAATGGTTCATATATTGCGCCTATGATGGCATTTGTTAGCCCCAACGATGATACCGATTTCAGTACGGGAAACGGTTTCTCTGTTGGACTGGGTTACAAAGCAGATCATCTGGCTTATGAAATCGTCCCCGGTATGGTCGATCTCGATGGCACCAAGTTGACCTCCATCGCCTTAAATGGCTTGCTCTTTCCCTTCGATAATAGTGGTCTCTATGTAACGGCTGGTCTGTCTGGCAGCAATTACAAAGACTACCCGGTTGAAGGCGATGAGGAAGATTTCAGCACCTATAACGTCGATGCTGGTGTGGGATACATGCTGCCATTCAGCAAGAATGGCTTTGCTATTCGCGCAGAGGCCCGCTACCGCGTTAGTCATCGTGAAGATGAATATAACGATGCTGATGTCGACCTCGACGTTCCTGGCGACTTTGAGCAAACCGTATTTTCGATCGGTCTGCAAATTCCGCTAGGTAACTGA